In a genomic window of Piliocolobus tephrosceles isolate RC106 chromosome 1, ASM277652v3, whole genome shotgun sequence:
- the PDZK1 gene encoding Na(+)/H(+) exchange regulatory cofactor NHE-RF3, producing the protein MTSTFNPRECKLSKQEGQNYGFFLRIEKDTEGHLVRVVEKGSPAEKAGLQDGDRVLRINGVFVDKEEHTQVVDLVRKSGNSVTLLVLDGDSYEKAMKTQVDLKELGQSQKEQGLSDNTLSPVMNGGVQTWTQPRLCYLVKQGGSYGFSLKTVQGKKGVYMTDITPQGVAMKAGVLADDHLIEVNGENVEDASHEEVVEKVKKSGSRVMFLLVDKETDKCHLEQKLQFKRETASLKLLPHQPRIVEMKKGSNGYGFYLRAGSEQKGQIIKDIDSGSPAEKAGLKNNDLVVAVNGDSVETLDHDSVVEMIRKGGDQTSLLVVDKETDNMYRLAHFSPFLYYQSQELPNGSVKEAPAPTLASLEVSSPPDTTEEVVHKPKLCRLAKGENGYGFHLNSIRGLPGSFIKEVQKGGPADLAGLEDEDIIIEVNGVNVLDEPYEKVVDRIQSSGKNVTLLVCGKKAYDYFQAKKIPIVSSLADPLDTPPDSKEGTVVESGHDSYMAKEWAHSTASHSSSNSEDTEM; encoded by the exons ATGACCTCCACCTTCAACCCCCGAGAATGTAAACTGTCTAAGCAAGAAGGGCAAAACTATGGCTTCTTCCTGCGAATTGAGAAGGACACTGAGGGCCACCTGGTCCGGGTGGTTGAGAAGGGTAGCCCAGCAGAGAAGGCTGGCCTTCAGGATGGAGACCGAGTTCTTAGGATCAATGGTGTCTTTGTGGACAAAGAAGAACATACGCAG gTTGTGGATCTGGTCAGAAAGAGTGGGAATTCAGTGACTTTACTAGTTCTGGATGGGGATTCCTATGAGAAAGCAATGAAAACACAGGTGGACTTGAAAGAGTTGGGTCAAAGTCAGAAGGAGCAAGGTTTGAGTGATAATACACTTTCCCCTGTGATGAATGGAGGCGTGCAAACTTGGACCCAGCCCCGGCTCTGCTACCTCGTGAAGCAGGGAGGCAGCTATGGCTTCTCTCTGAAAACTGTCCAAG GTAAAAAGGGGGTGTACATGACTGATATTACACCTCAAGGTGTGGCTATGAAAGCTGGAGTTCTGGCTGATGATCACTTGATTGAAGTGAATGGAGAGAACGTAGAGGATGCCAGCCACGAGGAAGTGGTTGAAAAG GTGAAGAAGTCAGGAAGCCGTGTCATGTTCCTGCTGGTGGACAAAGAAACTGACAAGTGTCACCTTGAGCAGAAGTTACAATTCAAAAGAGAAACGGCCAGTTTGAAACTGTTACCCCACCAGCCCCGAATTGTGGAGATGAAGAAAGGAAGCAATGGTTATGGTTTCTATCTGAGGGCAGGCTCAGAACAGAAAG GTCAAATCATCAAGGACATAGATTCTGGAAGTCCAGCAGAGAAGGCTGGCTTGAAGAACAATGATCTGGTAGTTGCTGTCAACGGCGATTCTGTGGAAACCCTGGATCATGACAGTGTGGTGGAAATGATTAGAAAGGGTGGAGATCAGACTTCACTGTTGGTGGTAGACAAAGAGACGGACAACATGTACAGACTG gctcatttttctccatttctctacTATCAAAGTCAAGAACTGCCCAATGGCTCTGTCAAGGAGGCTCCAGCTCCTACTCTCGCTTCTCTGGAAGTCTCAAGTCCACCAGATACTACAGAGGAAGTAGTTCATAAGCCTAAACTCTGCAGGCTGGCTAAAGGTGAAAATGGCTATGGCTTTCACTTAAATTCGATTCGGGGTCTGCCAGGCTCATTCATCAAAGAG GTACAGAAGGGCGGCCCTGCTGACTTGGCTGGGCTAGAGGATGAAGATATCATCATTGAAGTGAATGGGGTGAATGTGCTAGATGAACCCTATGAGAAGGTGGTGGATAGAATCCAGAGCAGTGGGAAGAATGTCACACTTTTAGTCTGTGGAAAGAAGGCCTATGATTATTTCCAAGCTAAGAAAATCCCTATTGTTTCCTCCCTGGCTGATCCACTTGACACCCCTCCAGATTCTAAAGAAGGAACAGTGGTGGAGTCAGGGCATGACTCATACATGGCAAAAGAATGG GCCCACAGTACAGCCTCACATTCTTCTTCCAATTCTGAAGATACAGAGATGTGA